A single genomic interval of Clostridium facile harbors:
- the smpB gene encoding SsrA-binding protein SmpB, with protein sequence MPQGGKIIAQNRKARHDYFVEESLEAGIELVGTEVKSLRQGGVNLKDSFCYIEDGEIFVHNMHISPYEKGNIFNRDPLRVRKLLMHKKEIMKLFDQVKQQGYSLIPLSLYFKNSRVKVEVGLCRGKKLYDKRADIARRDAKREMDRAMKERSRY encoded by the coding sequence ATGCCACAAGGCGGAAAAATAATTGCGCAGAACAGAAAAGCTCGCCACGATTATTTTGTGGAGGAAAGCCTGGAAGCGGGAATTGAATTGGTGGGAACCGAGGTAAAGTCTTTACGTCAGGGTGGCGTGAATCTCAAAGATAGCTTTTGCTATATTGAGGACGGCGAAATTTTTGTCCACAATATGCACATTAGCCCTTATGAAAAAGGGAATATCTTTAACCGCGACCCTTTGCGTGTACGTAAATTATTAATGCACAAAAAAGAGATTATGAAACTGTTTGATCAAGTCAAACAGCAAGGATATTCTTTGATCCCTTTGTCGTTATATTTTAAAAATTCCAGGGTAAAAGTGGAAGTAGGCTTATGTAGAGGGAAAAAATTATATGATAAACGTGCTGACATTGCCAGACGTGATGCGAAACGTGAAATGGATCGCGCCATGAAAGAACGCTCCCGTTATTAA
- the recR gene encoding recombination mediator RecR, which yields MAHEAIPLKKLAEQFASLPGIGMKTAWRLAFYVLTMSKEDATEFANSILEAHEKIKKCEICQNFTEKPVCDICSDVTRDHTTICVVETPKDVIAFERARGFHGVYHVLHGLISPMDGIGPEQLCIKQLLQRIQDTEVHEVIMATNPTIEGEATAMYLSKLLKPLDVTVTRLAYGIPVGGELEYADDMTLSKALENRNEI from the coding sequence ATGGCGCACGAAGCTATCCCATTAAAAAAATTGGCGGAACAGTTTGCTTCCCTGCCTGGAATTGGAATGAAAACCGCGTGGCGTTTGGCGTTTTATGTGTTGACGATGAGCAAAGAGGATGCAACAGAATTTGCAAATTCTATTTTAGAAGCACATGAGAAGATTAAAAAATGCGAAATCTGCCAAAACTTCACGGAGAAACCTGTATGTGATATCTGTTCGGATGTAACACGGGATCATACCACAATTTGTGTTGTGGAAACACCAAAGGATGTGATTGCGTTTGAACGCGCTCGGGGTTTCCATGGAGTATACCATGTATTGCATGGTTTAATCTCTCCCATGGATGGGATTGGACCAGAACAGCTTTGTATTAAGCAGCTGTTGCAAAGAATCCAGGATACAGAGGTTCATGAAGTGATTATGGCAACCAATCCGACCATTGAGGGGGAAGCGACTGCCATGTACCTTTCCAAATTGTTAAAACCTTTGGATGTAACAGTAACACGGCTGGCATATGGAATTCCCGTTGGTGGGGAATTGGAGTATGCGGATGATATGACTTTGTCCAAAGCATTGGAAAACCGCAACGAAATATAA